TCCGTATTCCCTTTTATAGGGACTATTTGATGGCTATGGGAGTTACTACGGTGGTGAAGCAAAATCTCAAATTACTAATTAACAAAGGTGCAAGTGTGGTGATTGTAGTTGGCGGGGCTCGTGAATCCTTGCTGGCAAAGCCTGGACTAAACTCGTTAGTGctaaacaaaagaaaagggtTTATTAAATTGGCGTTGGAAAGCATCGAAGAAAGAGGGATCTGTGTGGTTCCAGTTTATGGATTTggtgaaaatgatatttaCGATGTTTTCTCTACTGttgaaacattttcaagggaaaaaaataatcatcatATCGAAggagaatttgaaaatcaagaTAGTAATCATAACTCCAATATTGTAATCAGAAACTTCATTAGAAATACGCTTCATAGGTTTCAGTTGTTTTTGAAGGATAATTTTGGATTTACATTGCCAATAGTAATATCACGAGGTGTTTTCAACTatgattttggtattttacCCTATCGTAAGCCTATAAACGTTGTATTTGGTAAACCTTTGAATATTGAACGACTGGACGGTCTAAAATACGGTGATGAAGTTACCCAAAGGGAAATCGATTACTGGCACGGAAAATATGTCGAAGAGCTCAAAAAAGTATGGGAATGGGGAAGTCCACAATTTTCATATCCTGGTGATCAAGAACTAAACATTCTTGAGTGATGAAATTGTAAGTGTATAACTTTGCCTCCTTTCTAATTTATACCTAACTTTCATACAGTGAATACAAAACGTATAAACAGCAATAGAGTTGGTAAATCACGTGATTTGGAGAAGGttcttattttttgagTGATTTAGTAAAGAAGAATTTATatgaatttgttgattggAATTGCACACCTTCAGATCTCGTAAGtaaacaatgaaaatcaaatttgaatatgaAAAGCATGGGAAGGACCCTCCATACTGATATACCGAAGTCTGCCATTCACgacaaacaaaacatgACCAGCGGAGATAAAATCAATAGCCATTCACCAATTAAACTCCCGCTGTATCGTAGGTTCACCACGCTATCAATCCTTCTTCACTGCAGTTCTATTATTCTATTACCGTGCCTATACTTCTACTTGTGGACTTTCGAATCTTTGTGGCCTTTTCTTATCGTTTATTCTGTTTATACTTATATATTGGACGACACACCAACGACAGGTGCATCGATCTACAGAACCTCAACATTTTGGAGAACACTTTCAATCTACAAAGGATTCATTGATTACTTTCCAATAA
The window above is part of the Pichia kudriavzevii chromosome 1, complete sequence genome. Proteins encoded here:
- a CDS encoding uncharacterized protein (PKUD0A06680; similar to Saccharomyces cerevisiae YOR245C (DGA1); ancestral locus Anc_8.675), which encodes MNSQSSDLKSDQYKMIVNSKSKIPPLQTPLKNRLQTLFVLLHSTSMCVFCCLYFLGWCVPYFWPLMLHYTIWYYLLDRSPVNGGVFERRSEWFRNLKLWKILVGYFPIKLHKMQDLKPTFETTVGDGGKLIEKRIGPTYIFGYHPHGIIATGVACGFTNNGAGFAQIFPGIKCFVTTLVNQFRIPFYRDYLMAMGVTTVVKQNLKLLINKGASVVIVVGGARESLLAKPGLNSLVLNKRKGFIKLALESIEERGICVVPVYGFGENDIYDVFSTVETFSREKNNHHIEGEFENQDSNHNSNIVIRNFIRNTLHRFQLFLKDNFGFTLPIVISRGVFNYDFGILPYRKPINVVFGKPLNIERLDGLKYGDEVTQREIDYWHGKYVEELKKVWEWGSPQFSYPGDQELNILE